Part of the Sylvia atricapilla isolate bSylAtr1 chromosome 1, bSylAtr1.pri, whole genome shotgun sequence genome, TAAAGATGTAAATAATTGTAAATTGAATAACCTAAGGAAAGACCTTTGTTCATTCAcagttttaaaatcagtttcagAGTAATGCTTTTAGAGTCTATTAGgctttttgttctcattttatgcaaaaaaaaagttgggtttttttaagtgatgAAAATTACTTCATCTCTTGGGATTTTGTGATTTAGACAGCTTTATAAAAGTTACAAAATTTTCCCGTTAATTTACAGGAGTTTTTCATCAGTATGTCTGAAACCATTAAATATAATGACGACGATCACAAAACTGTGTTCCTGAAAACATTGAATGAACAACGTTTGGAAGGAGAATTTTGTGACATCGCTATTGTAGTCGAAGATGTTAAGTTCAGAGCCCATAGGTGCGTGCTTGCTGCCTGCAGTACCTActtcaaaaagcttttcaaaaaacTTGAAGTTGATAGTTCATCAGTAATAGAAATAGATTTTCTTCGTTCTGATATTTTTGAGGAAGTTCTCAATTACATGTATACTGCAaagatttctgttaaaaaagagGATGTAAACTTGATGATGTCTTCAGGCCAGATCCTCGGTATTCGGTTTCTTGATAAACTCTGCTCTCAAAAGCGCGATGTATCTAGTCctgaagaaaacacacagtCCAAGAGCAAGTACTGTCTGAAAATGAACCGTTCTATGGGGGAGCCAAATGATACCCAAGATGATGAGGTGGAAGAGATTGGCGATCATGATGACAGTCCATCAGATGTGACAGTGGAAGGCACTCCCCCAAGTCAGGAAGATGGTAAATCACCAACCACTACCCTGAGAGTGCAAGAGGCAATTCTGAAAGAGTTGGGAAGCGAAGAAGTTCGAAAAGTAAACTGCTATGGCCAAGAAGTAGAGCCTATGGAAACAACAGAATCTAAAGATTTAGGATCTCAGACCCCTCAGGCACTCACATTTAATGATGGCATAAGTGAAGTGAAGGATGAGCAGACACCAGGGTGGACCACAGCAGCCGGGGATATGAAGTTTGAGTACTTGCTTTATGGTCACAGGGAACACATTGTATGTCAGGCTTGTGGCAAGACCTTTTCTGATGAAGCACGTttgagaaaacatgaaaaactaCACACTGCGGACAGACCATTTGTTTGTGAAATGTGTACAAAGGGCTTCACCACGCAAGCTCATTTGaaagaacacttaaaaatacaCACGGGTTACAAGCCTTACAGTTGTGAGGTGTGTGGGAAGTCTTTTATTCGTGCACCAGATTTAAAAAAGCATGAAAGAGTTCACAGTAATGAGAGGCCATTTGCATGCCATATGTGTGATAAAGCTTTCAAGCACAAGTCCCACCTCAAAGACCACGAAAGAAGGCACCGAGGAGAGAAACCTTTTGTCTGTAGTTCCTGCACTAAAGCATTTGCTAAGGCATCTGACCTAAAAAGGCATGAGAACAATATGCACAGTGAAAGAAAGCAAGTTACAGCAGCCAATTCCATCCAGAGCGAAACAGAGCAGTTGCAGGCAGCAGCCATGGCTGCTGAAGCAGAGCAGCAATTAGAAACTATAGCCTGCAGTTGAAAACTACAGTGGGAACTTTATCAGAAATAATATAAGAAATGAAACGGAACAAAATCCGTTGTTGATACACATTTAGACTGAGAATCTTCAAGAAAGCATATTTTTAGAGGATTTGAATGTTACATAGGAATATATAGCATCGCTTGgttagatattttaaaacacttcagagATGGGTATTCTTAGAATGTGAAAGAGTTTTGTTGTCATTAGTAGTATAATGCACTAATAACTGCTTTAATTCAAGAATGTGATCAAGTTCTCTATAAAGCAGGGATCATCACTGGCTGATACTTTGCT contains:
- the ZBTB14 gene encoding zinc finger and BTB domain-containing protein 14, producing MEFFISMSETIKYNDDDHKTVFLKTLNEQRLEGEFCDIAIVVEDVKFRAHRCVLAACSTYFKKLFKKLEVDSSSVIEIDFLRSDIFEEVLNYMYTAKISVKKEDVNLMMSSGQILGIRFLDKLCSQKRDVSSPEENTQSKSKYCLKMNRSMGEPNDTQDDEVEEIGDHDDSPSDVTVEGTPPSQEDGKSPTTTLRVQEAILKELGSEEVRKVNCYGQEVEPMETTESKDLGSQTPQALTFNDGISEVKDEQTPGWTTAAGDMKFEYLLYGHREHIVCQACGKTFSDEARLRKHEKLHTADRPFVCEMCTKGFTTQAHLKEHLKIHTGYKPYSCEVCGKSFIRAPDLKKHERVHSNERPFACHMCDKAFKHKSHLKDHERRHRGEKPFVCSSCTKAFAKASDLKRHENNMHSERKQVTAANSIQSETEQLQAAAMAAEAEQQLETIACS